In the genome of Neisseria lactamica, the window GCCTGAAGCCGGCGGGCGGAGGTTTTGTTTTTCTGCCGCCGCCCTAATCGCTTCGTGGTTCGCCAAACGCGCCTGTTGCAGCCTCATTTGCGCGTAATCCTGCTCCAAGGCGATTTCCTGTTTTTTTGCCTTATCCAAAGCCGTAAAGTTAAGCCTGTACTGGTTTTGCTGAATCACGACGAGAAAAGCCGAAACACAAACCGCCGGCAGCAGAAAGAAATTCAATTTATTCATTGTTGTTCTAATGTCTTCCCTGTTATTCCGCCGGTATCGGGCCGGCAGTCCGTTCCGCCACACGCAAAACCGCGCTCCTCGCCCTCGGATTGGCGGCAACTTCCGCCCCGCCCGGCTTTAATGCCTTGCCCACGATTTTCAGGGGCGGCTCGGGCAAATCCGCTTCCCTGACCGCCGCCCAACGCGGCAAGGGCGCGTGTCGGGAATATTTCCCGACAAACTGCTTCACAATCCGGTCTTCCAAAGAATGGAACGCGATAACTGCCAAACGCCCGCCCTGTTTCAACCGGCACATCACCTGCGGCAATACCGCCTCTACCTCTTCAAGCTCGCGGTTAATAAAGATGCGGACCGCCTGGAAGGTGCGCGTCGCAGGGTCTTGCCCGCGCTCGCGAGTACGGACGTTTTGTGCCGCGAGCTG includes:
- the ftsL gene encoding cell division protein FtsL, coding for MNKLNFFLLPAVCVSAFLVVIQQNQYRLNFTALDKAKKQEIALEQDYAQMRLQQARLANHEAIRAAAEKQNLRPPASGNTFMVEHQR